One Streptosporangium sp. NBC_01495 DNA window includes the following coding sequences:
- a CDS encoding copper amine oxidase, with the protein MFLRLTLSCALLAGGLAAPPSAPGAPIPPLPPLTSSSAPPPSGAPAEATAPGTGARPPAAPCNAPYRVDKTLPNGARWQLCWEMRNVEGLTLTRIVYTPRGQRPITVLRSTSLAQIHVPYDKGQPRYHDIGSLGYTAIPLRAADCPLGERREQFVCVTTRARGHAHLKSVPDQLNMTAQGRDLVVFAAFQVGWYTYLAEWAFSDDGAITPRVGATGSLAGFTTTPEHGWPIGVGDSGFEASHTHNIFWRLDFDVAGRADDVVEQYDFSGSGTASRKIGRTAFAAEARAVSRPMRWWRVVDRKVRNADGHRVSWEINNSDSAQYRGPADEAFTRADLYVTDYRSCERLATVNPAPRCARSVDRYANGERLADPVLWVNVGYHHVPRDEDADPMPSHWQGFRITPRDVTARNPY; encoded by the coding sequence GTGTTCCTCCGCCTCACCCTCTCCTGCGCCCTGCTCGCCGGAGGGCTCGCCGCACCGCCCTCCGCACCCGGCGCGCCCATACCGCCGCTGCCGCCGCTCACGTCGTCCAGCGCGCCGCCACCGTCCGGCGCCCCGGCGGAGGCGACGGCGCCGGGGACCGGCGCGCGGCCTCCGGCGGCTCCCTGCAACGCGCCGTACCGCGTCGACAAGACCCTGCCCAACGGGGCGCGCTGGCAGCTCTGCTGGGAGATGCGCAACGTCGAGGGCCTCACCCTGACCAGGATCGTCTACACGCCGAGGGGCCAGCGGCCGATCACCGTGCTGCGCAGCACCTCGCTCGCCCAGATCCACGTGCCGTACGACAAGGGCCAGCCCCGCTACCACGACATCGGGTCGCTGGGCTACACCGCCATCCCGCTGCGGGCCGCCGACTGCCCGCTCGGCGAGCGCCGCGAGCAGTTCGTCTGCGTGACGACCAGGGCGCGCGGCCACGCGCACCTGAAGTCGGTCCCCGACCAGCTGAACATGACGGCGCAGGGTCGTGACCTGGTGGTGTTCGCCGCCTTCCAGGTCGGCTGGTACACCTACCTGGCCGAATGGGCCTTCTCCGACGACGGCGCGATCACCCCGCGCGTGGGGGCCACCGGGTCGCTGGCCGGGTTCACCACCACGCCCGAGCACGGCTGGCCCATCGGGGTGGGCGACAGCGGGTTCGAGGCGAGCCACACCCACAACATCTTCTGGCGCCTGGACTTCGACGTGGCGGGCCGGGCGGACGACGTCGTGGAGCAGTACGACTTCAGCGGCTCCGGCACCGCGAGCCGGAAGATCGGGCGGACGGCGTTCGCGGCGGAGGCGAGGGCCGTCAGCAGGCCGATGCGCTGGTGGCGGGTGGTCGACAGGAAGGTGCGCAACGCCGACGGGCACCGCGTCTCCTGGGAGATCAACAACTCCGACAGCGCCCAGTACCGGGGGCCCGCCGACGAGGCCTTCACCCGGGCCGATCTCTACGTCACCGACTACCGCTCCTGCGAGCGCCTGGCGACGGTCAACCCGGCTCCCCGGTGCGCCCGGTCCGTCGACCGCTACGCCAACGGGGAGCGGCTCGCCGACCCGGTCCTGTGGGTCAACGTCGGCTACCACCACGTCCCCCGCGACGAGGACGCCGACCCCATGCCGAGCCACTGGCAGGGGTTCCGCATCACCCCCCGCGACGTCACCGCCAGGAACCCGTACTGA
- a CDS encoding M14 family zinc carboxypeptidase has translation MRSPLTGRRVGRAAVILALPLALSLSSMPVLADPAPPVSEVVPDRQSSTEQNGVALLRVIVPDQAAVDRLNSLDVDLAEYKKSVEGGLEVHAVLSPPEAQRLRDLGFDVRGPISDQSDVAANKAERREALKEAAEAAAEVDTLTPLRAEWFTSLDDQRFLSVEVKSSAVDAETVLTATWDSGKKTPPDSGGTTTMSRFTDAGQYMYHRFSSPLSLTAIPTKVTITSNRGGSVTVPVTKWLGSPRKAPNPHYVADFVDRYMDPTELTDRITALAAEFPKISQIVNLPHKTNGYRRAAQAQFGTVAASTFYVSSKAYGHEGGNDLSLALVKPDTASSPLGVSVSGKDVVVNLGTDASSAISSTAVQVVEALNGNTAASALLSAATYRGNAGAGLVDAAAATKLTDNLKAPATVSRDPFQTKALRIGKQRDGSKTGVFLYCQEHAREWVTPLVCLETAERLLRNYARDGRTKKLVDDLDIFILPTANPDGGHYSMYDYNMQRRNLTNHCPVNAADPARRNSWGVDLNRNFSVGSIFDGYSGASTTCTSDTFAGPAELSEPEARNEVWLTTQYPNIKFAMNTHSYGGYFMWPPGAYKAAGRELLPRVDYGTENFFWDASDHILSAVQSWRGTGIWPGRTGPVPDVLYSAAGNSADEHWFNRGIIGWDFEVGADVYDPATKQFRAVGFQPEFAEGHEEAMEFASGQIGILEIARSFADDRDRPRSELKKTGWTTTSSTFTFATDEPANVYYTLDGSRPTLSSTKLAAAGMREGAQQITVTKDTEVRWFAVDIAGNVENGYRPDGNGNNYRKEKVKITKTP, from the coding sequence ATGAGGAGCCCCCTCACCGGCAGGAGAGTCGGCCGCGCCGCGGTCATACTCGCCCTGCCTCTCGCCCTCAGCCTCAGCTCGATGCCCGTTCTCGCCGACCCGGCTCCGCCGGTCAGCGAGGTCGTCCCCGACCGGCAGTCCAGCACCGAGCAGAACGGTGTGGCGCTGCTGCGCGTCATCGTCCCCGACCAGGCGGCCGTCGACCGGCTCAACTCCCTGGACGTCGACCTCGCGGAGTACAAGAAGTCCGTCGAGGGCGGCCTCGAGGTCCACGCCGTGCTGAGCCCTCCGGAGGCCCAGAGGCTGCGTGACCTCGGTTTCGACGTACGCGGCCCCATCTCCGACCAGAGCGACGTCGCCGCGAACAAGGCGGAACGGCGGGAGGCGCTCAAGGAGGCCGCGGAGGCGGCGGCGGAGGTCGACACGCTGACCCCGCTCCGCGCCGAGTGGTTCACCAGCCTCGACGACCAGCGCTTCCTGTCGGTGGAGGTGAAGTCGAGCGCCGTCGACGCGGAGACCGTGCTCACCGCCACCTGGGACAGCGGCAAGAAGACGCCCCCGGACTCGGGCGGCACCACGACGATGTCGCGCTTCACCGACGCCGGCCAGTACATGTACCACCGGTTCAGCTCGCCGCTCTCCCTCACCGCGATCCCCACCAAGGTCACGATCACGAGCAACCGCGGCGGCTCGGTCACGGTCCCGGTGACCAAGTGGCTGGGATCCCCGCGCAAGGCGCCGAACCCCCACTACGTCGCGGACTTCGTCGACCGCTACATGGACCCCACCGAGCTCACCGACAGGATCACCGCCCTGGCCGCGGAGTTCCCGAAGATCAGCCAGATCGTCAACCTGCCACACAAGACGAACGGCTACCGCCGGGCGGCGCAGGCGCAGTTCGGCACGGTCGCGGCGAGCACGTTCTACGTGAGCTCGAAGGCGTACGGACACGAGGGCGGCAACGACCTCAGCCTCGCCCTGGTGAAGCCCGACACCGCCTCCAGCCCGCTGGGCGTCTCCGTGAGCGGCAAGGACGTCGTGGTCAACCTCGGCACGGACGCGTCCTCCGCGATCAGCAGCACCGCCGTCCAGGTGGTGGAGGCGCTCAACGGCAACACCGCGGCGTCGGCACTCCTGAGCGCCGCCACCTACAGGGGTAACGCCGGTGCCGGTCTCGTCGACGCGGCGGCGGCGACGAAGCTGACCGACAACCTGAAGGCGCCGGCGACCGTCTCGCGCGACCCGTTCCAGACGAAGGCGCTGCGCATCGGCAAGCAGCGCGACGGGTCGAAGACCGGTGTGTTCCTCTACTGCCAGGAGCACGCCCGCGAATGGGTGACCCCGCTGGTCTGCCTGGAGACCGCCGAGCGGCTCCTGCGCAACTACGCCCGCGACGGCCGGACCAAGAAGCTGGTCGACGACCTCGACATCTTCATCCTGCCCACGGCCAACCCCGACGGCGGGCACTACAGCATGTACGACTACAACATGCAGCGCCGCAACCTGACCAACCACTGCCCGGTCAACGCGGCGGACCCGGCGCGGCGCAACTCCTGGGGCGTGGACCTGAACCGAAACTTCTCGGTCGGTTCCATCTTCGACGGCTACAGCGGCGCCTCGACCACCTGCACCAGCGACACCTTCGCGGGCCCGGCCGAGCTGTCGGAGCCGGAGGCGCGCAACGAGGTCTGGCTCACCACCCAGTACCCGAACATCAAGTTCGCGATGAACACGCACTCCTACGGCGGCTACTTCATGTGGCCTCCGGGTGCGTACAAGGCCGCCGGGCGCGAGCTGCTGCCCCGGGTCGACTACGGCACGGAGAACTTCTTCTGGGACGCCTCCGACCACATCCTCTCCGCGGTCCAGTCGTGGCGCGGTACCGGGATCTGGCCGGGTCGCACCGGTCCGGTGCCCGACGTGCTGTACTCCGCGGCCGGTAACAGCGCCGACGAGCACTGGTTCAACCGGGGCATCATCGGCTGGGACTTCGAGGTCGGCGCGGACGTCTACGACCCGGCGACCAAGCAGTTCCGGGCGGTCGGCTTCCAGCCGGAGTTCGCGGAGGGACACGAGGAGGCGATGGAGTTCGCCAGCGGTCAGATCGGCATCCTGGAGATCGCCCGGTCCTTCGCCGACGACAGGGACCGTCCCAGGTCGGAGCTGAAGAAGACCGGCTGGACCACCACCTCCTCCACGTTCACCTTCGCGACCGACGAGCCCGCCAACGTGTACTACACGCTGGACGGCAGCCGCCCGACGCTGAGCTCCACCAAGCTCGCCGCCGCCGGGATGCGTGAGGGCGCGCAGCAGATCACGGTCACCAAGGACACCGAGGTGCGCTGGTTCGCCGTCGACATCGCCGGGAACGTGGAGAACGGCTACCGGCCGGACGGCAACGGCAACAACTACCGCAAGGAGAAGGTGAAGATCACCAAGACTCCCTGA
- a CDS encoding GNAT family N-acetyltransferase has product MSFLPRTHEIPPGVRHERFHIRPITIHDAVRDFDAVMSSAARLRERFPLWGGWPLGDMTLEENLIDLAWHQKEALLRRSFNYAVMSPDGSRLLGCVYVDPPERRGADADVSFWVRADEEGTGLEEELEPVVRAWLDEAWPYASVRWPGREISWEEWDLLPDGLRTDE; this is encoded by the coding sequence ATGTCGTTCCTACCGAGAACCCACGAGATCCCGCCGGGTGTGAGACACGAGAGGTTCCACATCCGGCCCATCACGATTCACGACGCGGTGCGCGACTTCGACGCCGTGATGAGCAGCGCGGCCCGGCTGCGGGAGCGCTTCCCGCTGTGGGGCGGCTGGCCGCTCGGCGACATGACGCTGGAGGAGAACCTGATCGACCTGGCCTGGCACCAGAAGGAGGCCCTGCTGCGCAGGTCGTTCAACTACGCGGTCATGAGTCCCGACGGGTCCCGCCTGCTCGGGTGCGTCTACGTCGATCCTCCGGAGAGGCGAGGGGCCGACGCCGACGTGTCGTTCTGGGTGCGGGCCGACGAGGAGGGCACCGGCCTGGAGGAGGAGCTGGAGCCGGTGGTCCGCGCCTGGCTGGACGAGGCGTGGCCGTACGCCTCGGTGCGCTGGCCGGGCAGGGAGATCTCCTGGGAGGAGTGGGACCTCCTGCCGGACGGGCTTCGAACGGACGAGTGA